The proteins below are encoded in one region of Polynucleobacter sp. AP-Nino-20-G2:
- a CDS encoding amidase, which translates to MKSALGLTEACELIQAKELSPNDYLGQCVARADEVEATLKAFTVRAKLADLQNQSKPGPLMGIPVAVKDIIATKDFVTTNGSPIYKDFTPKEDATIAKKIRSLGGLIFGKTVTTEFAWRHAGVTTNPWNSAHTPGGSSSGSAAAVASGIVPLALGSQTAGSIIRPASFCGIVGYKASFGAVPRAGAFPVSGSLDHIGFFTRSVKDAVFAFNLLRNTEIDEEDAILIPELHIKPISMPRIAILRTPFDDLLSSEQIKTVEIAATRLSDAGASIHELTLPQRYWDGIEALAVLMSCEAAVIHEQHLLQSRDLLSNDIIELADRGNACPSSVYIKAKNLQRELRTSIGKYFENVDVIMAAPATGEAPKGLDFTGNPIFCSLWTFIGTPAIALPVNQSSNGLPLGIQLIGNYKEDEKLVSVAAFAEDCFRAS; encoded by the coding sequence ATGAAATCAGCACTTGGACTTACGGAAGCATGCGAACTTATTCAAGCAAAAGAGCTTTCGCCAAACGATTATTTGGGGCAGTGTGTCGCGCGCGCAGATGAGGTAGAGGCGACATTAAAGGCCTTTACAGTCAGAGCAAAACTAGCCGACTTACAGAATCAATCCAAACCCGGACCATTGATGGGTATTCCAGTGGCGGTGAAGGACATCATTGCCACCAAGGATTTTGTGACTACAAACGGATCCCCCATCTACAAAGATTTCACCCCGAAAGAAGATGCCACCATAGCGAAGAAGATACGGAGCCTTGGCGGCTTGATTTTCGGCAAAACGGTGACCACTGAGTTTGCCTGGCGTCATGCGGGGGTTACAACTAATCCATGGAACAGCGCGCATACTCCCGGTGGCTCATCCAGCGGTTCTGCAGCTGCAGTAGCAAGTGGGATCGTTCCCTTGGCGCTGGGATCCCAGACTGCTGGGTCGATTATTAGACCAGCCTCATTTTGTGGAATTGTCGGCTATAAGGCGAGTTTCGGCGCGGTACCTCGAGCCGGGGCATTTCCAGTGTCTGGATCGCTTGACCACATTGGTTTTTTTACGAGATCTGTAAAGGATGCGGTCTTTGCGTTTAATTTACTGAGAAATACTGAAATCGATGAGGAAGATGCCATTCTTATTCCCGAGCTCCATATTAAGCCGATAAGCATGCCGCGTATTGCCATTTTAAGAACACCTTTTGACGATTTACTTAGTAGCGAGCAGATTAAGACCGTAGAAATCGCTGCAACACGCTTGAGTGATGCCGGTGCAAGCATTCATGAGCTCACCCTTCCCCAGCGCTACTGGGATGGGATTGAAGCCTTAGCAGTATTAATGTCCTGCGAGGCAGCGGTCATACACGAACAGCATCTCTTGCAGTCTCGCGACCTGTTAAGCAATGACATCATCGAATTGGCCGACAGGGGTAATGCCTGTCCATCAAGCGTGTATATCAAAGCAAAAAATCTTCAGAGAGAATTGCGCACATCAATCGGAAAGTATTTTGAAAATGTTGATGTGATTATGGCTGCGCCCGCAACAGGTGAGGCGCCTAAGGGCCTGGACTTTACTGGCAACCCGATCTTCTGCTCGCTATGGACGTTTATTGGCACCCCTGCAATTGCATTGCCAGTGAATCAATCGAGCAATGGACTTCCACTAGGAATTCAGTTGATAGGCAATTACAAGGAAGATGAAAAGCTGGTTAGCGTTGCCGCCTTTGCGGAAGATTGCTTTAGAGCGAGTTAG
- a CDS encoding alpha/beta fold hydrolase, with protein sequence MNIAIMRGLVLGLVFATGATFAHKPDEPAHQKYAEGNFALENGSVIKDFELSYTTQGTLNADKSNAILMVTAIGGNHHRIDYLIGPGKALDTNKYFVICTDAIGNGLTSSPSNSKQQANIDFPEFNIRDMVNSQYRLVSDHFGIQKLVAVVGASMGGMQALQWAVSYPNSMQAIAPIIPLAKTTAWTTGVLEMLRQSIMTDPAYQGGKYDKPVEQGMRLWAGWLSGVIVRTPAYLDQLNTSAAAEIEYLHKVQDGGWKRMDANDWIWQSRAYDRHDLGQTQGFNGNTSAALKSIKAKTLILAGTGDLLNPESDAKLTAKLVPGAKYLAINDRLPMGHLSGAGATKDENAFQNKVITEFLSTLK encoded by the coding sequence ATGAATATAGCTATTATGCGTGGCCTCGTGCTTGGGCTGGTTTTTGCAACAGGCGCAACATTTGCCCATAAGCCAGATGAACCGGCGCATCAGAAATATGCCGAAGGAAACTTCGCCCTCGAGAACGGCTCAGTCATTAAGGACTTTGAACTGTCATATACAACCCAAGGAACCTTAAACGCCGATAAGAGCAATGCCATACTCATGGTTACTGCAATTGGAGGAAATCATCATCGCATTGATTATTTAATTGGGCCAGGCAAGGCATTAGACACCAATAAATACTTTGTCATTTGCACTGATGCTATTGGTAATGGCTTAACCAGCTCACCATCCAATAGCAAACAGCAAGCCAATATAGATTTTCCTGAATTTAATATACGCGATATGGTGAATAGCCAGTATCGACTTGTCTCGGATCATTTTGGAATCCAGAAGCTGGTTGCCGTCGTAGGCGCATCTATGGGCGGGATGCAAGCTTTGCAGTGGGCTGTCTCGTATCCCAACTCAATGCAGGCAATCGCTCCAATCATTCCACTGGCAAAAACTACTGCGTGGACAACTGGCGTACTAGAAATGCTGCGCCAAAGCATCATGACCGATCCAGCATATCAAGGCGGCAAATACGATAAACCCGTAGAGCAAGGAATGCGACTTTGGGCTGGCTGGCTCAGTGGCGTAATAGTAAGAACCCCCGCCTACCTGGATCAACTAAACACTAGCGCCGCAGCAGAAATTGAATATCTTCACAAAGTTCAAGATGGAGGCTGGAAGCGCATGGATGCCAATGATTGGATCTGGCAGTCACGCGCTTACGATCGACATGACCTTGGTCAAACCCAAGGTTTTAATGGCAATACTTCGGCCGCATTAAAGTCCATCAAAGCAAAGACTTTAATACTTGCCGGCACTGGCGACTTACTCAACCCCGAATCTGATGCAAAGCTTACCGCTAAGCTAGTTCCAGGCGCGAAATATTTAGCAATCAATGACCGTCTACCAATGGGTCATCTATCGGGTGCTGGCGCAACTAAAGATGAAAATGCATTTCAAAATAAAGTCATTACGGAATTCTTATCCACACTGAAATAA
- a CDS encoding Smr/MutS family protein: protein MTHSFECPECGNLRGLIGDCRQCASVSLPVPLSDTIVFNLKHDNPSAEVALDRLTNTLRRASEVGIKAMILIHGYGASGEGGRIKWAVHDALENNYFSDRVDEYHFGEQAAYGSDAYHSLLRRRPGLKVHLKHFKEGNAGMTVLILGSKPRIA from the coding sequence TTGACTCATTCATTTGAATGTCCGGAGTGTGGCAACCTCAGGGGGCTAATTGGCGACTGTCGTCAATGCGCAAGCGTCTCCTTGCCCGTGCCGCTAAGCGATACGATCGTGTTTAATCTGAAGCACGACAATCCAAGTGCCGAAGTGGCCTTAGATCGATTGACCAATACGCTGCGCAGGGCCTCTGAAGTGGGTATTAAGGCGATGATCTTGATTCATGGTTATGGCGCAAGCGGTGAGGGCGGAAGAATTAAGTGGGCTGTGCATGATGCCCTTGAAAACAACTATTTCTCAGACCGGGTCGATGAATACCATTTTGGTGAGCAAGCGGCTTATGGGAGTGATGCTTACCATTCGCTATTGAGGCGACGGCCCGGCTTAAAGGTTCATCTGAAGCACTTTAAAGAAGGCAACGCTGGAATGACCGTACTAATACTGGGATCTAAGCCCAGAATTGCTTAG
- a CDS encoding YqjD family protein, which produces MTAKKSVAAHDEVQISSDLLMSDFKALMADAEALIKATASHEEGPLSTIRSKALESLTNAKETLSSAEGTLTEKAKLVADGADEFVHRNPWEAVGVAAGLGLLIGLFIGRR; this is translated from the coding sequence ATGACTGCGAAAAAATCTGTAGCTGCGCATGATGAAGTTCAAATAAGTTCGGATCTTCTGATGAGCGACTTTAAGGCCCTGATGGCTGACGCTGAGGCCCTGATAAAGGCTACCGCTAGCCATGAAGAGGGTCCGCTGAGCACAATTCGCTCCAAGGCTTTGGAGTCCCTGACCAATGCGAAAGAGACCCTTTCATCTGCTGAAGGTACGCTGACAGAAAAGGCCAAGCTTGTTGCCGATGGGGCTGATGAGTTTGTGCATCGCAATCCTTGGGAGGCAGTAGGTGTCGCTGCTGGGCTTGGTCTGTTGATCGGTCTTTTCATTGGGCGTCGCTAA
- a CDS encoding phage holin family protein: MSQENLLSSIKNLVSTGVSIAQTRLELLSTDVQIARSKFLGLLVMIACALFFLFFGLVMLALLIVIYSWESNRMLALSLLTSGFLAVGLVFALVVFRSLRTMPKLFEASIAEFSKDRQELANR; this comes from the coding sequence ATGTCACAAGAAAATCTCTTATCCTCGATTAAGAATTTAGTATCCACGGGAGTTTCAATTGCTCAAACCCGACTTGAGCTCCTTTCAACGGATGTGCAAATTGCCCGGAGCAAGTTCCTTGGTTTGCTGGTGATGATTGCTTGCGCCTTATTCTTTTTATTCTTCGGTTTGGTTATGCTGGCTCTCTTAATTGTGATCTACAGTTGGGAAAGTAATCGCATGCTGGCATTGAGTTTGTTAACTAGTGGATTTTTGGCTGTAGGCTTGGTTTTCGCTTTAGTTGTTTTCCGCTCGCTTAGAACAATGCCTAAGTTGTTTGAGGCTAGTATTGCCGAGTTTTCTAAAGATCGCCAGGAGTTAGCGAATCGATGA
- a CDS encoding YqjK-like family protein translates to MNRKLTELQARQKQLQLRAAKERTEFALHFEPIEKPLSWADKGVDAFNFMKNSPILWTSAFAVLAHYRPKLASKALAVGWGAMKLLKSAKSLI, encoded by the coding sequence ATGAATCGCAAACTGACAGAGCTACAGGCTCGGCAAAAGCAATTGCAGCTCAGAGCGGCTAAAGAGCGCACTGAATTCGCATTGCATTTTGAGCCGATTGAAAAACCTTTATCTTGGGCGGATAAAGGTGTGGATGCCTTCAATTTTATGAAAAACAGTCCTATCTTATGGACAAGTGCTTTTGCGGTTTTGGCTCACTACCGTCCAAAGTTAGCTAGCAAAGCATTGGCAGTGGGTTGGGGTGCTATGAAGCTGTTAAAAAGCGCCAAAAGCCTGATTTAG
- a CDS encoding adenine phosphoribosyltransferase, with the protein MNLLDYLPGVPDFPKPGILFRDISPLLADPSAFQEAISRLNALAKQFDYTHILGIEARGFIFGSALAYSAHKGLALARKPNKLPLASCRESYGLEYGSDALELQESTLAKDARVLIVDDVLATGGTVIAAKQLLEKAGFKVAGAIALLEIAGLNGGENLTAQGIANKAVLTA; encoded by the coding sequence ATGAATTTATTAGATTATCTACCCGGAGTTCCGGACTTTCCTAAGCCCGGCATCCTATTCCGAGACATATCCCCTCTATTAGCCGATCCAAGCGCCTTTCAAGAGGCGATCTCACGGCTGAATGCCCTAGCCAAGCAGTTTGACTACACCCATATCCTGGGTATAGAGGCCCGTGGCTTTATCTTTGGGTCGGCCTTAGCGTACAGCGCCCACAAGGGTTTGGCTTTGGCCAGAAAGCCCAACAAACTGCCCCTAGCAAGCTGCCGTGAGTCCTATGGCCTGGAATATGGCTCAGATGCGTTAGAGCTGCAGGAATCCACCCTAGCAAAAGACGCCCGAGTATTAATTGTGGATGACGTTTTAGCCACCGGAGGAACCGTGATTGCAGCTAAGCAATTACTGGAAAAGGCGGGGTTTAAGGTGGCGGGCGCCATTGCCTTACTGGAAATTGCCGGACTGAACGGTGGAGAAAATCTGACAGCGCAAGGAATTGCTAATAAAGCAGTATTAACTGCCTAA
- a CDS encoding 5'-methylthioadenosine nucleosidase produces MNTRLLIITALESELDKSALPAGVDIVYSGVGKINAAVASIRAIHELQPKKIINFGTVGKINPDLHGLLEIGKVIQRDMMTAPLAPRGQTPFCPKPSQYLSMGGEHICGTGDSFVMESDPWLIAEGVDVVDMELFAIANVAHQSNIPWRSFKYITDDANANSGTEWAHRVNHGQELYLEKLKEIMSA; encoded by the coding sequence ATGAACACACGATTACTCATTATTACCGCATTAGAGTCTGAGCTTGATAAAAGCGCTTTACCTGCAGGCGTGGACATTGTGTATTCCGGCGTAGGAAAGATCAATGCAGCTGTAGCCAGTATTCGCGCTATTCATGAGCTTCAGCCTAAAAAAATTATTAACTTTGGCACGGTTGGAAAGATTAATCCCGATCTACACGGTTTATTAGAAATAGGCAAAGTGATTCAGCGGGACATGATGACGGCGCCTCTGGCTCCAAGAGGGCAAACTCCGTTTTGCCCTAAACCATCTCAATACCTGTCTATGGGTGGGGAGCATATTTGCGGTACCGGCGATAGTTTTGTAATGGAGTCCGACCCTTGGCTGATTGCAGAGGGCGTGGATGTGGTTGATATGGAGTTGTTCGCGATTGCAAATGTCGCCCATCAATCTAATATTCCATGGCGATCATTTAAATACATTACAGATGATGCCAATGCAAATTCTGGAACAGAGTGGGCACATCGTGTTAATCATGGCCAAGAGCTTTATCTGGAAAAGCTCAAAGAGATCATGAGTGCTTAA
- a CDS encoding AMP-binding protein — MQMNAQKPWLDHYLEGVPHEVNLDGHTSLVELLEESFQKFPNRVVIDSMGYTMTYRQLDSLSQEFAAYLQTLGLDAGSRIAIMFPNVPQYVIAMLGTLRAGFVVVNVNPLYTSRELEHQLRDSGAAVLAILENFAHVYQEIADQSLVKKVIVSSLGEALGPKGVIVNLIARHIKKIVPHWSFSCVKFNQTLKIGRGHGFKRVLIGLDDIAFLQYTGGTTGISKGAVLLHRNILANVLQIESWLEPGLSQRHQDQLVFLCALPLTHIFALTACALLGMRKGGKLILVANPRDINGFMKLLMKHPEISIFPGVNTLFHALIHRPEFANVKLPNLLVTIGGGMAVQKKTADLWQKMTGVPIAQGYGLSETSPVVCVNTPLITQFTGSIGMPMPSTDIRILDDDGVEVPFGEPGEICIKGPQVMAGYWNRPEETAQFMTPDGYFKSGDIGIMSPEGYVQIVDRKKDMIVVAGFKVFPNEIEEVISLMPGVKECAVIGFPHRKLGEIVKAFIVKENPTLSEAQVIQFCKEQMTGYKRPRKIVFIDEMPKSNVGKILRRYLRDL, encoded by the coding sequence ATGCAGATGAATGCTCAAAAACCTTGGCTCGATCACTATCTTGAAGGGGTTCCCCATGAGGTCAATTTGGATGGTCATACCTCTCTAGTGGAGTTGCTGGAGGAATCATTTCAAAAATTCCCCAATCGAGTAGTTATCGATTCCATGGGTTACACCATGACGTATCGCCAATTGGATTCTCTATCCCAAGAATTTGCCGCTTACCTGCAAACGCTCGGCTTGGATGCTGGTTCACGTATAGCCATTATGTTCCCCAATGTGCCGCAATATGTTATCGCTATGCTAGGGACGCTACGCGCAGGATTTGTTGTTGTCAATGTTAACCCCCTCTACACTTCTCGGGAGTTAGAGCATCAGTTGCGCGATAGTGGCGCAGCTGTATTGGCCATCTTAGAAAATTTTGCGCATGTCTATCAAGAAATAGCTGATCAATCGCTAGTTAAAAAAGTGATTGTAAGTAGCTTGGGTGAAGCTCTAGGGCCCAAGGGCGTGATTGTCAATTTAATAGCGAGGCACATTAAAAAGATTGTTCCGCACTGGAGCTTCTCTTGCGTGAAGTTTAATCAGACACTCAAAATTGGTAGAGGGCATGGATTTAAGAGGGTCTTAATTGGCCTGGACGATATTGCATTTTTGCAATACACCGGTGGCACAACGGGGATTTCAAAAGGCGCCGTATTACTGCATCGAAATATTTTAGCGAACGTTCTGCAAATTGAATCGTGGCTAGAGCCTGGATTGAGTCAAAGACATCAAGACCAATTGGTTTTCTTGTGCGCTTTACCATTGACACATATATTTGCTTTGACGGCCTGTGCATTACTAGGGATGCGCAAAGGCGGGAAGTTAATTTTGGTTGCAAATCCACGGGATATCAATGGCTTCATGAAGTTATTGATGAAGCATCCCGAGATCAGCATTTTCCCCGGAGTAAATACTTTATTTCATGCGCTGATTCATCGACCTGAGTTTGCTAATGTCAAGCTCCCTAATCTTCTTGTCACCATTGGTGGGGGAATGGCGGTTCAGAAGAAAACCGCTGATTTGTGGCAGAAAATGACTGGTGTGCCCATCGCACAGGGGTATGGTTTGTCTGAGACATCGCCGGTAGTGTGTGTCAATACACCGCTCATTACCCAATTTACTGGCTCAATTGGCATGCCTATGCCCAGTACTGATATTCGGATTTTGGATGATGATGGCGTTGAAGTTCCTTTTGGCGAGCCTGGAGAAATCTGTATTAAGGGTCCGCAGGTCATGGCTGGATATTGGAATAGGCCGGAAGAAACTGCGCAATTCATGACGCCTGATGGCTATTTCAAATCGGGTGATATTGGCATCATGAGCCCAGAAGGCTATGTGCAAATTGTCGACCGTAAAAAGGACATGATTGTGGTTGCTGGGTTTAAAGTATTCCCAAATGAAATCGAAGAAGTGATTTCATTGATGCCCGGGGTTAAGGAGTGCGCAGTGATTGGCTTTCCCCATCGCAAGTTAGGTGAGATCGTGAAGGCCTTTATTGTCAAAGAAAATCCAACGCTGAGCGAGGCTCAGGTTATTCAATTTTGCAAAGAGCAAATGACGGGGTATAAGCGCCCCAGAAAAATTGTATTTATAGACGAGATGCCAAAATCCAATGTTGGCAAAATCTTGCGCCGCTATTTACGGGATTTATAG
- a CDS encoding transporter, with protein sequence MGIAVFSSSICAQEIEARTYSNTPIGINFLTAGIAQAKSGSYTLTSEVLNLTHIFDVGGQSGKLTIVLPYGQLTGSTSVGGRTVNASTEGLSDPLIKAAVNLYGAPALTLDQFKDYQQDLIIGASLTASIPWGKYDDNQLINVGANRWFVQPGIGASKAIGPWRLELAGSGIFYTSNTNFMGGNSLSQNPVYSAQTHAIYYFQNTAWISVDATYFTGGQSYVNGNPISGNQENWRFGGTMSYPIDKRNSIRLTASTGAYSRTNNNYDLYGISWQYRFGGGL encoded by the coding sequence ATGGGGATCGCGGTCTTTTCTTCAAGCATATGCGCTCAAGAAATCGAGGCGCGGACCTATTCGAATACGCCTATTGGCATTAACTTTTTAACAGCCGGAATAGCGCAAGCTAAAAGCGGTAGCTACACCCTCACCAGTGAAGTCCTTAACCTCACTCACATCTTCGATGTAGGCGGCCAATCCGGCAAACTCACTATTGTTCTGCCTTATGGCCAGCTCACTGGCTCAACCAGTGTTGGCGGACGGACTGTCAACGCTAGCACCGAAGGCTTATCGGACCCACTGATTAAGGCCGCAGTAAACCTCTATGGAGCTCCTGCGCTCACTCTTGACCAATTTAAAGACTACCAACAAGACCTCATTATTGGCGCCAGCCTTACAGCCTCAATACCTTGGGGAAAATATGATGACAATCAGCTGATTAATGTGGGAGCGAATCGCTGGTTCGTGCAGCCCGGCATTGGCGCATCGAAAGCGATTGGCCCATGGAGATTAGAACTGGCAGGATCGGGAATTTTCTACACCAGCAACACCAATTTTATGGGTGGCAATTCCCTGTCTCAAAATCCAGTGTATTCAGCGCAAACACATGCCATCTATTATTTTCAGAATACCGCCTGGATCTCGGTTGATGCGACCTATTTCACTGGCGGACAGTCTTATGTGAATGGCAATCCCATCAGTGGAAACCAAGAGAATTGGCGCTTTGGCGGAACGATGTCCTACCCAATTGATAAGCGTAACTCCATACGACTAACAGCCAGCACCGGGGCCTATTCAAGAACAAATAATAATTACGACCTATATGGGATATCTTGGCAATACCGCTTTGGCGGCGGCCTATAA
- a CDS encoding U32 family peptidase produces the protein MTKIPELLAPAGSLSMLRTAFDFGADAIYAGQPRYSLRVRNNDFGKMETLKEGIDTAHELGKKFYLVSNLLPHGGKTRTYIKDMDPVIALKPDAIIMSDPGLIMMAREAWPDMPIHLSVQANTVNGASAKFWRSVGISRVILSRELSFDEIEEVRQDCPEMELEVFVHGALCIAYSGRCLLSGYMSHRDSNQGACTNACRWDYKVKPGQQNTSGDVVLLQEARRPDDLMPMEEDEHGTYIMNSKDLRAIEHIERLTAMGVDSFKIEGRTKSPYYVARTCQAYRTAIDDAVAGRPMNMSLIGNLEGLANRGYTDGFYERHHDKEYQLYMRGHSLSGRSLYVGETVAIDEASGRVKIDVKNRFSVGDKLEVIEPEGNQDLVLDAMWNMAGEPIEVAPGSGHFVWIKSPLKSKHAFIARYTNEPAPVEAVSSCSNC, from the coding sequence ATGACTAAAATTCCAGAACTCCTAGCCCCCGCAGGTAGCTTAAGCATGCTCCGCACCGCGTTTGATTTCGGTGCAGATGCAATTTATGCCGGCCAACCGCGCTATTCACTCCGTGTACGGAACAATGATTTCGGCAAGATGGAAACCCTTAAAGAGGGTATTGATACCGCCCATGAATTGGGAAAAAAGTTTTACCTTGTTTCCAATTTATTGCCGCATGGCGGCAAGACGCGCACCTATATTAAAGATATGGATCCAGTGATTGCACTAAAACCTGATGCAATCATTATGTCTGACCCAGGCCTCATCATGATGGCAAGGGAGGCTTGGCCAGATATGCCGATTCATTTATCCGTTCAAGCCAATACTGTCAATGGCGCATCCGCCAAATTCTGGCGCTCGGTTGGTATCAGTCGAGTTATCCTGTCACGCGAACTCTCTTTTGATGAAATTGAGGAAGTGCGTCAGGATTGCCCCGAAATGGAATTAGAGGTATTTGTGCATGGCGCTTTATGCATCGCTTATTCGGGCAGATGTCTTTTGTCTGGCTATATGTCCCATCGCGACTCCAACCAAGGTGCCTGCACCAATGCCTGTCGCTGGGATTACAAAGTAAAACCAGGACAACAAAATACCAGCGGTGATGTCGTTCTACTTCAAGAAGCGCGCAGACCAGATGATTTAATGCCTATGGAAGAAGACGAACATGGCACTTACATCATGAATTCAAAAGATTTGCGTGCCATTGAGCATATTGAAAGACTTACTGCAATGGGGGTGGACTCATTCAAGATCGAAGGTCGCACCAAATCCCCCTATTACGTGGCTCGCACTTGCCAAGCCTATCGTACAGCGATTGATGATGCGGTAGCCGGCCGCCCAATGAATATGTCATTAATTGGTAATTTGGAAGGCCTTGCTAACAGAGGATATACCGATGGGTTTTATGAACGCCATCACGATAAGGAATATCAGCTATACATGCGCGGCCACTCCCTGTCAGGTAGAAGCTTGTATGTTGGAGAAACAGTAGCTATAGATGAAGCTTCGGGACGCGTGAAAATTGATGTCAAGAACCGTTTCTCTGTCGGCGACAAGCTAGAGGTAATTGAACCAGAAGGAAACCAAGATCTAGTATTAGATGCGATGTGGAATATGGCCGGCGAACCGATTGAGGTGGCGCCTGGATCTGGTCACTTCGTCTGGATCAAATCCCCTCTTAAGAGCAAGCATGCCTTTATCGCTCGCTATACCAATGAGCCTGCACCTGTTGAGGCCGTCAGCTCTTGCAGCAACTGCTAA
- a CDS encoding alpha/beta hydrolase, which translates to MKLTVQSLLALISCIFFGHAVAAEKIQMNEYMVQSDTPGISLYVRNKHLSGMKKFSAEKTLLYVHGSTYPAETAFDLSLGGTSWMEYMAARGYDVWLVDLRGYGKSTRPPEMDQPAEQNAPLVRTDVAVRDVSSAVDYILKKRNVSKINLLGWSWGTTIMGKYTTENNQKVNKLVLYAPQWLRQGGAPLTDKGGQLGAYRVASMADAKNRWLTGVPENAKASLIPDGWFEKWADATFDTDPWGRMQNPKKLRAPNGTVQDAREYWTAGKPVYEPKDIRVPVMLVHAEWDADLPSYMLYEYFTKLENAPYKIMLQISEGTHTIIMEKNRMLMFAGVQEFLDSTFKPEK; encoded by the coding sequence ATGAAACTGACAGTCCAGTCGCTGCTAGCCCTGATTTCTTGTATCTTTTTCGGCCACGCAGTTGCGGCAGAAAAGATTCAAATGAATGAGTATATGGTTCAAAGCGATACCCCCGGGATCTCGCTCTACGTTCGCAATAAGCACTTAAGCGGCATGAAGAAATTTTCTGCCGAGAAAACATTGCTCTATGTTCATGGCTCTACCTATCCAGCGGAAACCGCTTTTGATTTATCTCTTGGCGGAACCTCTTGGATGGAATACATGGCTGCTAGAGGGTATGACGTTTGGCTAGTCGACTTGCGTGGTTATGGTAAATCCACCAGACCTCCCGAGATGGATCAACCTGCAGAGCAAAATGCACCACTTGTCAGAACAGATGTCGCGGTTAGGGATGTTTCTAGCGCCGTTGATTACATCCTTAAGAAGCGCAATGTATCCAAGATCAATCTCTTGGGTTGGTCTTGGGGAACAACTATTATGGGTAAATACACCACTGAAAATAATCAGAAGGTAAATAAGTTGGTTTTATATGCGCCTCAATGGCTTCGTCAGGGTGGTGCTCCTTTAACTGATAAGGGTGGTCAGTTAGGCGCCTATCGAGTTGCTTCTATGGCCGACGCAAAAAATCGCTGGCTGACTGGTGTGCCAGAGAACGCAAAGGCTAGCCTCATTCCCGATGGCTGGTTTGAGAAATGGGCTGATGCCACATTTGATACGGATCCATGGGGCAGAATGCAAAACCCAAAGAAACTCAGAGCCCCAAATGGTACTGTGCAAGATGCCCGTGAATATTGGACTGCCGGAAAGCCAGTGTATGAACCTAAAGACATCCGCGTACCAGTGATGTTGGTACATGCAGAGTGGGATGCGGATTTGCCTAGCTATATGCTGTATGAGTATTTCACCAAGCTCGAGAACGCGCCTTACAAGATCATGCTGCAGATCAGCGAAGGCACTCATACCATCATCATGGAAAAAAATCGGATGTTAATGTTTGCAGGCGTTCAAGAATTTTTGGATAGCACATTCAAACCCGAGAAATAA